The following proteins are co-located in the Desulfobulbaceae bacterium genome:
- the folP gene encoding dihydropteroate synthase: protein MYLVLKNSKLDFCHRSYIMGILNVTPDSFSDGGQFVEKRSILSHVQEMIGDGADIIDVGGESTRPFANPVSEEEELSRVIPAIQAIRKHSSIPISIDTTKSTVAAQALEAGADIINDISALRFDPRMADIANTFKAPVIIMHMQGKPSDMQISPHYDSIIEETLSFFKERIDWLENQGISKDRIVIDPGIGFGKTLAHNLLILNRVNDYSIFGCPVLIGHSRKSFIGKILEDDSADRDSPTAILSGILAAKHVSILRVHDVKKTHEALKISQALVNAC from the coding sequence GGTTTTAAAGAACTCGAAACTTGATTTCTGCCACAGAAGTTACATTATGGGAATCCTTAATGTAACTCCAGACTCTTTTTCTGATGGTGGACAATTTGTAGAAAAACGTTCCATTCTCTCTCATGTTCAAGAGATGATTGGTGATGGAGCAGATATTATTGATGTGGGAGGAGAATCTACCCGCCCCTTTGCCAATCCCGTATCAGAAGAAGAAGAACTTTCACGAGTCATCCCAGCCATACAGGCTATCCGCAAGCATTCTTCAATTCCAATTTCCATTGACACCACAAAGTCAACTGTTGCAGCTCAGGCCTTAGAAGCTGGGGCCGATATAATTAATGATATAAGTGCGCTGCGCTTTGACCCGCGCATGGCTGATATTGCTAATACGTTCAAGGCCCCTGTTATTATCATGCACATGCAGGGCAAACCTTCCGATATGCAAATTAGCCCTCACTATGATAGTATCATAGAAGAAACGCTCTCTTTTTTTAAGGAGCGGATCGATTGGCTAGAAAATCAAGGTATTAGCAAGGATCGAATAGTTATTGATCCAGGCATAGGCTTTGGAAAAACCCTTGCCCATAATCTGCTGATTCTGAACAGGGTCAACGACTACTCCATTTTCGGGTGCCCTGTGCTTATAGGCCACTCACGGAAATCTTTTATCGGCAAAATTCTTGAAGATGACAGCGCTGACCGAGATAGCCCAACAGCAATTCTATCCGGAATACTTGCCGCAAAGCACGTATCGATACTCAGGGTTCATGATGTTAAGAAAACACACGAGGCGCTAAAGATTAGCCAAGCCCTTGTAAATGCATGTTAA